Proteins found in one Mustela lutreola isolate mMusLut2 chromosome 10, mMusLut2.pri, whole genome shotgun sequence genomic segment:
- the SMPDL3B gene encoding acid sphingomyelinase-like phosphodiesterase 3b, translated as MRLLKLLLFLAPWGVARAEPGKFWHISDLHLDPDYKVSEDPLQVCPSAGSQPVPNAGPWGDYLCDSPWALINSSIYTMKEIVPEPDFILWTGDDTPHVPNERLGEAAVLGIVERLTRLIREVFPDTKVYAALGNHDFHPKNQFPAGSNNIYNQVAELWRPWLSNESITLFKEGAFYSEKLPGPSGAGRIVVLNTNLYYSNNEQTAGMADPAQQFQWLEDVLTRASRAKEMVYIIGHVPPGFFEKTRNKAWFREGFNKEYLKVIRKHHQVIAGQFFGHHHTDSFRMFYDDAGDPISVLFLTPGVTPWKTTLPGVVNGANNPGIRVFEYDRATLSLQDVVTYFVNLSQANAQGTPLWELEYRLTKAYAVPDAGARSMHAALGRIAGDPGALQRYYVYNSVGYDREACDQACRAEHVCALREVAFDAYAACLRAPGAAPAPGLALLLAALLGLRALLAP; from the exons GGAAATTCTGGCACATCTCTGACCTGCACCTTGACCCTGACTACAAGGTATCCGAAGACCCCCTCCAGGTGTGCCCATCAGCTGGCTCCCAGCCAGTGCCCAATGCAGGCCCCTGGGGCGACTACCTCTGCGACTCTCCCTGGGCCCTCATCAACTCCTCCATCTACACCATGAAGGAGATCGTGCCGGAGCCAGACTTCATCCTCTGGACCGG TGATGACACACCTCATGTGCCCAATGAGAGGCTGGGAGAAGCTGCTGTGCTGGGAATCGTGGAGCGCTTGACCAGGCTCATCAGAGAGGTCTTTCCAG ATACCAAAGTCTACGCTGCTCTGGGAAATCATGACTTTCACCCCAAAAATCAGTTCCCAGCAGGGAGTAACAACATCTACAATCAGGTCGCAGAGCTGTGGAGACCCTGGCTCAGTAACGAATCCATCACTCTCTTCAAAGAAG GTGCCTTCTATTCTGAGAAGTTGCCAGGCCCGAGTGGGGCCGGGCGAATTGTGGTCCTCAACACCAACCTGTACTACAGCAACAACGAGCAGACGGCTGGCATGGCAGACCCAGCACAGCAGTTCCAGTGGCTGGAAGACGTGCTGACCCGTGCATCCCGAGCTAAGGAGATG GTGTACATAATTGGCCACGTGCCCCCGGGCTTCTTTGAGAAGACACGGAACAAAGCGTGGTTCCGGGAGGGCTTTAACAAGGAGTACCTGAAGGTGATCCGGAAGCACCATCAAGTCATCGCAGGGCAGTTCTTCGGCCATCACCACACCGACAGCTTCCGGATGTTCTACGATGACGCAG GTGACCCCATCAGTGTCCTGTTCCTTACCCCTGGAGTCACCCCGTGGAAAACCACCTTACCTGGAGTGGTCAATGGGGCCAACAATCCCGGCATCCGGGTATTTGAATATGACCGAGCCACACTGAGCCTGCAG GACGTTGTGACCTACTTTGTGAACCTGAGCCAGGCGAACGCGCAGGGGACTCCACTCTGGGAGCTCGAGTACCGGCTGACCAAGGCCTACGCGGTGCCTGACGCAGGCGCCCGCTCCATGCACGCGGCGCTGGGCCGCATCGCCGGCGATCCCGGGGCGCTGCAGCGCTACTACGTCTACAACTCGGTCGGCTACGACCGCGAGGCCTGCGACCAGGCCTGCCGTGCCGAGCACGTGTGCGCGCTGCGCGAAGTAGCCTTCGACGCATACGCCGCCTGCCTGCGCGCCCCCGGCGCCGCGCCCGCGCCCGGGCTCGCGCTCCTGCTGGCGGCGCTGCTGGGCCTGCGCGCGCTGCTCGCGCCCTGA